One Vicia villosa cultivar HV-30 ecotype Madison, WI linkage group LG5, Vvil1.0, whole genome shotgun sequence genomic window, GCTAAATCTATAAACAACCAAAcattaatgttaaaaaaaatataagaatttaatttatatatttagaaTATAACACTATTTTAATACATAACCAAATTAAACCATATTATGATTATGATATGATATATTTTCTAATTTAActgttaaaatatatatttttaatttttatatttagaaTATAACACTATTTTTATACATAATCAAATTAAACCATATATGATAATACATTTTCTAATTTAtctattaaaatatgttttttttaaatgccAATTTGTTAGAATTTGACTAAATAAGTAAATACACATTTTCAAAAAGTACACCATTGgataatgaaaaaaaatcaatctctaaaaatgaataaatttattaatcactttgactaaaaataaaaatattaaatataatttaaaatttaccaaGTATACACTATACTCCAAACCAAAAGGACCCTACGTTTTTCTACGGCGTTGTTCCAAACCAGGGTACACTTACACTACCTCACTCCACTACCACCACCACTAccattcctctcttctttctctaacAACATTTTATATTCTCTTCTTCTCATTCTTCTTTTTCATATCCATTTTCTCTCTCTATCTCCATTTCTTTGACTTTTCATTTGACTTTTTCTCTTACTCTCCCAAATGCATAACCAAGATCAAAGAAAAACTCACACTCCAGGTATTTTTTTTTGTACGTTTCTTGGTTTTCggtttcttcttatctttctggTTTTTTATCGGTTTGCGTCTTGGTTATCTAGGGCACGAGAATCATGGAGTTTATGTGTGTCACAAATGTGGATGGCCGTTTCCGAATCCACATCCCAGTGCTAAACATAGACGCGCTCACAAGAAGATCTGCGGAACTGTTGAAGGTTACAAACGGAAACAAAACGGTTCGGATGATGAACGTGTTTCGGATGATGATTACAAAACGCCGGGTTTGTTTTCGTTATGCGTTGTTTGTTGTTTGGTTTAGCATTAATTGCGTATTAATTTATGGAAGATTTGTTTATGTGTTGGTGTTTTTCTAGGTTTGGTTCTGTCTAGTGGCAATAATGAGAAGGGTAATGTTGGAATTAAAGGGAAGTTTACTAGGGTTGAAAGTGATGTGTTTTCAGATGCAGTTGCTGATTTTCCAGATACTGGAGTTAAGGATCATTTTCCACAAATCCTGAAAGGGTCTTCTGAGAACAATGATTTTAATGGTAAGAAGAtaggttttttttttcatattacgACCGCTTTTTATTTAGTTTGTGTTTGGATTTTAACGAAATCGTGGTGACATTGTGTGGCTCGCATTCATGAAAATCGCGGTTGAGTTTCATTGGATGCGAGATCTGTTATGTCAATGAGGATTCGAACATCGCGTTACCTGTCTCAGATTAAATGAAAATTTGGGAAATGTGTTTTTCCTTTTTATGAGGGTTGTTAATTAAGCAAgcttttgaatttgtttgtctcCTAGTTGAAAATTTAATGACTTGATGTTTAAGGGAAATGTTTGGTACAACTAAAGAAAAgtttttgattctattttctttgtCTGTTGAAATTATGTATTCATATCAGGAAATGATTTATTAAACGGTCACTTATCTTGATTGTAAAGCATACTCAATAAGTAATTAATTAACGATCTGATGCTttgtattagtttttttaatcatTGCTAGTGCCTTAAATGTGCTTTTGCATTTTGTCTTCTTTatgtcctttttttttcttttgctttgtgtcaagtttttcttttctttgaataTATAAGATTCTTGCATTACTGAAGCTTTTCACTTTGGAGATAACCTTTTCAATGCTTTAGTAAAACTGTATTAAAAGGAAGGTAATTTCTTATCTGTGgcatttattttatgaaaaattaaatcCACCAATATTGAATTGACATTTTTTATGTTAGAAATCTCTCTCACTCTAAGATTTGTTTCTTATCTGTGGTTCTATTTCTATCATGTCTGATAATTTGTTTCACAGCTACCGATGTGACTCCACTGGTTGCAAACTCAAGCAATGAGTTCCAAATTAAGAGTTCTGAAATTCCACAAAATGAAAGTTTTGAAGTGGAAAATATAGTCGAGTCGCAAGGTCAATTATCAGGCTCTACTGTGGATCCATTAATAAGCTCAGTTGCGGATTCAAAGACTGAAGAATTAAGTATTGAGCGTGGTGATGGTTTTTCTGGTCTGTCAAGTGAGTCAAGTCTCAGCAAAGCTGCAGCTGTATGTGATACTTTGCCAGAAAAAAATATCTATGCTGGTGAAGATGTGACAGGTTCTGGTTTAACACATGGTGAAAAGGAGTCTAATTTGAAAGGAAAGGATGAGGTAAAATCAGAAAGAGACGTGGTTGAAATTGTGGAGTCTACTAATAACATTGATGGTGATGGAGCTGTTAATCCAAATGAAAAGAAGGGATCCGAGTTCGTTTCTTTGCAGCCTCAATATGAACTTCCACTAGAAGTAAACTCGTCTATTATCAACAAAGAGACGCCGGTAGAATCTGCACATGCAATAGAGTCCACTAACAGTAGTGAAGTCAAGGTTTTGCAGGAAAAGGAAGACGTGAATGTTAGTAGTGATCCACTTCCTGTGCACGATGATACACTTGGTGTAGCTTATCCTCACAGTGAGTCATTGAAACATGAGGAAGATGTTAGCAAGGAAAGTAATTTTCATTTCAACACAAGCCAATCAAGTGAAAGAAGTGGTGTTCTCTCTGAAGGCACACATGCTGAGCATTGCTCTGAATTTTCTTTAGGCGAGCTTGCAACTGAAACTTATCAAAGATCACATGAAATTGGAATGTCTATGAAAACTGAGACGAGTGAGAATGATTTTTCTGAAGAGCACGGACCTGATGACATTCATGAAAATTCTCAACTCAAAAGTAGTTTATTGGTTTCATCAAATGAATATCAAAGGGAGGCATCCTTTCAGTCCGCGACCGATGAAACATTTGACATCATCAATGTTAGTCATCGTTCGAATGACACacctgaaataaatgatgtatctgtAGATGGAAAGGTTGCAGGAGCTAATGTGGAAAACGACGCCGAAGTTCTATTGAATGATTATCAACCTAGTGACCTCTTGCAATCTGAAGTTGAGGAATCAAGTGTCTTATATAAGAATAATGGCGATGATGCTGGTGAAACGGGTAAAATTGAAGAATGTGATAGAACTGGAGATGAAATCAATAGCAATATCAAATTATATGAAGAATATAACAAACCCACTGGTATTGCTGTTGACTCACATGTAGAACAAGCTACACATCTATTAGTGGAGACTGCAGAGGACTTTTCCATCAACCATACGCCACATTCTTCAACCAATACCAAGCCTTCTGCTCAACATGATTCCACCGTTGAAGATGATTCAAACAGAGAGCCTGTTCAAGATCAAGGAATTGATACTTCTGCTGACTTGCATGTAGCTACAGAAGACCTTACCAGCAAGTATACAGCACATTCTTCTATAAATACTAAGTTTTCTGCTCAACATGTTTCTGCTGTTGAAGAGAATTCAGGGGGAGAAGTGTCTATAATTACTGCTGCGCCACTTTCAGTTCAAGATCAAAGTGTTGATAACTTGATTAAACTAACTTCTCCTGGAACGGATGCTTCAGTTGACTCCAGTAGCCGGCGTGAAAGTTTGGAAGGGAACTGGGGCTCTAGTTCAGGTATGCACACAATCACTCTTGCCTTGCATGATTTATATAAAACACTAAATCCGAAAGAATGTAATGTTTTTTTCACGGTTCTTTAAACAGTTATCTCAATGATATCTGATGCACCAACTGTTATTGAGGCCGAAACTTTACCTCCAATTGGTTCGCTGGCAGCATCAGAAGAGGGCAAATCTGACTTGAACACCCTACAGGCTGCACCTGCTGATAGACAGCTATCTGGAAAATCAGCAACATTTGAACTGCCATCTTTCACAACATTGGTTGAGCCTAACCCCGTGGCTGCTAGTCCTGAAGGTGCTGCTTCTGAAATCCCGAACCCTCAAACGTTAAGTTCTACCTTGCCAGCCGGTTGGTTTCCAACTCTAAATCAGGTTATCAATGATTCTGAAGGGAGAAAGAAGAACGAAGAAACAATTGCCAAAATAACAAACCGGAGCAGCAGTAATAAAGAGCACACACCTCTGAAGAGTCTCTTGGGCGAGGTTACTCATAGCAGCAAAAATCCGAAATCGCCAAAAGTTGAAGAAACTAATAATGTGTCTGGATTGACAACTGTTAACTCAATTCTTGGTCCCGAGTCCCCCTCGGCGGCCCAAGTGGCAAAAGAAAAGGCTGCAGATGAATGGAACTCTCCAGCAAGATATCCTGCAAAtatcaagagagagaaaaagaaattgaagagCAGACCATTGTGGTTACAGTTTGTTTGTTGCTCAACAGCAGTGGATCATCCTCAACGAAGGTAGAAGAAAAACTAGAAGATTGCTTTTAGCTCTATCCTCTCATTAGTCATTCTGGTTATTATTCGCCCTCTATTGTTTTTTTAGTTTATCTATCATAGAttttagatacatattttaacGTGTCCTATattgttcttgcaagtttatTAGGAGTTGCGTTGTATATGTTGACCATCTTCAGCTTTTATTTTTATCAGGAATCTTACTACTCATACTGTGTAATGTGTACGTAGTTTGGTCTTAGGGAATAATTTGCTCCATACTCTCATCTCATGTGCTGATGTATTCTGGTTATTATTTGTTCTCTATTgctttttagtttaattattgcAGATTTTTCTTGCATATTTTAATTTGTAGAAATAATGGACACTATGGTTAGGGGGGAGATCAATTTCACGCGCCTGCAAGAAACTAATTGGATAGGTGAAAAGGAGAAAGAACTAGACAATTCGGAATTTAAACTTTGGTACACCAAAAAAGTTAGATCAAGAAATGGGGTGAGGATTATTGTAGACAAGGAGTGGAAGAAGGATATTGTGGATGTCAAAATAATAGGAGATCAAATCTAGTTTTTAAATTTGTAGTGGAACAAGACAGTTTTAATGTTATTAGTGCTTACAACACCTTAGGCTGGGTTAGCAGActattttaagtgaaattttgagAGGATTTAGAAGGCTTACGCCAGGATATATCTGAAGGAGCCAGAATATATCTAAAGGGGAAAAGCTTTTTCTAGGAGGGAATCACAATATACATGCAAGGAGTGCAGGAAGAGGTTTTGAGAGTGTGCACAAGAGGTACGGTAAATGCATAGGATAAATCCATCTTAGAATTTTTGTTAAATGCATAACATAAATCCATCTTAGAATTTGTGTTATCTTATGTGGATAAATCCATCTTAGAATTTTTGTTAAATGCATAACATAAATCCATCTTAGAATTTGTGTTATCTTATGTAATGACTTTTGGTCTTACTATAGCTAATACTTGATTTAGGAAAAGAGATGAGCATATTATCTCATATCTCATATAAGAATGGAGTGACATGTTTTTAGATAAATTATTGTTAAGTTGTTCGGAAGAGAGCTTCACTATCCAACATAGAGTATGATTATGGATGTAAGAATCAAGAGGAGAGTAAAGAGAAAAAGTCACATGAGAGTGCACGAATCAAGTGGTGACATTTGAAGGGTGAAAAACATGAAAGTTTCCGGCTAATGATCTTGGAGGGAGGATTTAGACAACTACAAAGAAGTGCAAATGCAATGTGGAATAAGATGGCCAAAGAGATTAGAAAAGTAGCTAAAAAGATGTTAGGGGAATAAAGAAGTTTAGTTTTGGACGAGATAAAAAATCATGGTGGTTGAATAAAAGTGTTCAGAATAAAGTTAAcaactatttattattttaaagaatGATCTAGGTATAAAAATgcagaaatttgaaaaaaaaaatacaagaaaactAAGAACGAGACTAAGAGAGAGCGGTGACCTAGGTTTTGGACATACTATACCAATCTTTGGGAACACCAAAGAGGGAGAAAAATCTATACATATGTTTGCTAAGTGAAGATAAATGATAGGTGGAAGATGTGTTTTTACAATTTATTTAATGAAAGATATGATATTTCACCAAACTCTAGCAGACTCCACATTTAAGACGAAAATCAAAACTATAGTTACTACTATCGACTTTAGAAATAATAGGTAAAAGAAGTGTTTTGAAAAAGATCAGTAACAATAATACATATTTAAATGAGAGGTTGAAGACTTGGATATGAATTTTAGAAACGCGTAACTTTTGCCTAAGCAGAAGTAAGACGAAGTATATGTAATGTAAGTTCAACAAAAAGAGAAATGTTTTCAACCTAGAGGTGTAatgtaattttcttttaattttatcctTATTAACATCaacaaattaaaaatgaaaatagaataaaatataacaatttaattttaaataaaaataataatatttataaaaaataatattttatttttggtaataagaaaaaatattcttattgatttatcaaaataattaaaaatataataatgtgtAGGGTTTTGTAACGGATCgttttattagaaaatatttcaaacacaatcaaacccaatacattttttatttatttttggcttaatttgGTTCGTTTATTATTATTCGATTTGGTTTTCAAACACCCCTAATCCCAAATATTAACGGCTTTCCAATTTCTCGAACATCTTCTACCAGAATCGCGCAAAGTACTGTCCTTCCTTCAACCTTGATATTCCCTGGATTCATCCTTCTGTTATTGATTCAAAACCCACATAATCTATTTTGTGTTCTATTCTGTCACTCGTGTCTTTTAAACCTTAAATAATTCTCACTTATTTCATGTCTTACTATTCATGCACGCAACATGTTTGTTAAATTGCACAAACTAGTCCTAACATAAAACCTCTTGTTTTCATCTCTTATTTATCATCCATGCACGCAACGTGTTTGTTAAATTGAACACCCTAATGCAATGCAATCTCTCAAGATACGCTCTCTTCtcttttatcctcctttctcttCCAACTCACTTCAATCCTTTCTCCTTTCATTTTCAACGGCTTCTTCATCATCCCCAAAAACCCAATACTCAAAAGAAGCCACTTCTCTATTTGACTTCCTTAATTCAAACTTCAAATTATCTAAATCTCAATCCATTTTTATCTCTAAACGTCTTTCACGAACCACCCTCCCTCAAAACCCCATGTCTGTGATCAACTTTTTCAAACAAACTGGGTTTACTCAAACTCAGATTCAAACCATCATTCGTCAGAGAAGTCAAGTACTGTTTTCAGATGTTGATAAAACTCTCAGACCTAAAGTTGATCTCTTTCAACAATTGGGTTTTCAGGGTTCTGATTTAAGCGGCTTTATTTCTATGTATCCAACCCTTTTGACTGCTAGTTTGAAAAAACAGTTGGTTCCCTCGGTGGAAGCTGTTAAGAAAATTGTACACAATGAGAAAGATCTTATTCAAGTTTTGTACAAATGTGGTCGGTTACTTCCAATGTACCAACTATTTGTTTCCAACATCGCTTTCTTAGAGAGTTGTGGTATTGTTGGGGACCAGGTTTTGATTCTACTCAAACGACAATCGAGACTTTTGAGTTTACCACAATCTGCTGTTAGAAACCATGTTTTGCAAGCTGTAGAATTGGGCTTCCATCAAAATTCAAGAATGTTGATTCACGGGCTTCATACGATAAGCAGTTTGAGCCATAAAACATTTGAGAGAAAGTTGGATTTAATTCAGAGTTTTGGGTTTTCTAAAGATGAGACCTTGCAAATGTTCAAAAAGGCTCCAACTTTGCTTAGGGTATCAGGCAAAAAATTAGAGGCTGGAATTGA contains:
- the LOC131607931 gene encoding uncharacterized protein LOC131607931; translated protein: MQSLKIRSLLFYPPFSSNSLQSFLLSFSTASSSSPKTQYSKEATSLFDFLNSNFKLSKSQSIFISKRLSRTTLPQNPMSVINFFKQTGFTQTQIQTIIRQRSQVLFSDVDKTLRPKVDLFQQLGFQGSDLSGFISMYPTLLTASLKKQLVPSVEAVKKIVHNEKDLIQVLYKCGRLLPMYQLFVSNIAFLESCGIVGDQVLILLKRQSRLLSLPQSAVRNHVLQAVELGFHQNSRMLIHGLHTISSLSHKTFERKLDLIQSFGFSKDETLQMFKKAPTLLRVSGKKLEAGIEFFLHTVMLPKSVLANRPMILMYSIEDRVFPRYRVFQLLKSQNLCKVPSFVYVLCLPEEMFLNKYISKFKENTEALLIAYKGHHIAGGTM
- the LOC131603456 gene encoding uncharacterized protein LOC131603456; the encoded protein is MHNQDQRKTHTPGHENHGVYVCHKCGWPFPNPHPSAKHRRAHKKICGTVEGYKRKQNGSDDERVSDDDYKTPGLVLSSGNNEKGNVGIKGKFTRVESDVFSDAVADFPDTGVKDHFPQILKGSSENNDFNATDVTPLVANSSNEFQIKSSEIPQNESFEVENIVESQGQLSGSTVDPLISSVADSKTEELSIERGDGFSGLSSESSLSKAAAVCDTLPEKNIYAGEDVTGSGLTHGEKESNLKGKDEVKSERDVVEIVESTNNIDGDGAVNPNEKKGSEFVSLQPQYELPLEVNSSIINKETPVESAHAIESTNSSEVKVLQEKEDVNVSSDPLPVHDDTLGVAYPHSESLKHEEDVSKESNFHFNTSQSSERSGVLSEGTHAEHCSEFSLGELATETYQRSHEIGMSMKTETSENDFSEEHGPDDIHENSQLKSSLLVSSNEYQREASFQSATDETFDIINVSHRSNDTPEINDVSVDGKVAGANVENDAEVLLNDYQPSDLLQSEVEESSVLYKNNGDDAGETGKIEECDRTGDEINSNIKLYEEYNKPTGIAVDSHVEQATHLLVETAEDFSINHTPHSSTNTKPSAQHDSTVEDDSNREPVQDQGIDTSADLHVATEDLTSKYTAHSSINTKFSAQHVSAVEENSGGEVSIITAAPLSVQDQSVDNLIKLTSPGTDASVDSSSRRESLEGNWGSSSVISMISDAPTVIEAETLPPIGSLAASEEGKSDLNTLQAAPADRQLSGKSATFELPSFTTLVEPNPVAASPEGAASEIPNPQTLSSTLPAGWFPTLNQVINDSEGRKKNEETIAKITNRSSSNKEHTPLKSLLGEVTHSSKNPKSPKVEETNNVSGLTTVNSILGPESPSAAQVAKEKAADEWNSPARYPANIKREKKKLKSRPLWLQFVCCSTAVDHPQRR